From the Malus domestica chromosome 17, GDT2T_hap1 genome, one window contains:
- the LOC103405145 gene encoding BTB/POZ domain and ankyrin repeat-containing protein NPR1, with translation MDNINELSSSLSFSSSSYLSNGSSSNHVSASASASSQPAPSFEHYLSLSKLSDNLEKLLLDHEYDYSDAEIVVEGNTVGVNRCILASRSQFFQDLFRKGSDDAKKEGKPRYLMSELVPNGRVGYEAFKVFLNYLYTGKLNPSPGEVSTCVDDRCPHDACGPAISYAVELMYASSTFQMKELVQLVQRHLSNFVEKALVEDVIPILVAAFHCQLDQLLSHCIQRVARSDLDNVAIEKELPHEVSNDIKLIRLKHQEMEPVEDKRIRSIHKALDSDDVELVGLLLKESDITLDEAYALHYAVAYCDPKVVKEVLGLGKANPNLRNSRGHTVLHVAARRKLPSVLVPLLKWGASASETTLDGQTPVAICRRLTRPKDFLENTQTGQESNKDRMCIGLLEREMQRNSISGNMSIISEEIADDLHVRLDYLEDRVAFARLLFPAETKLAKEMADTHSTSVYSGLTASRGSSGNLREVDLNETPSGRTKRLQTRMQALLNTVEMGRRFFPNCSEVLDKFLDDELDMADFILEKGTPEEQRIKRTRFLELKEDVQQAFYKDVAEQNRSASSFSSSSSSSPKEGVNRKVRKRR, from the exons ATGGATAATATCAATGAACTGTCATCATCCCTGAGCTTTTCCTCCTCATCCTATCTGTCAAATGGGTCCAGTAGTAACCATGTATCTGCCTCTGCCTCGGCCAGTTCTCAACCCGCACCGAGTTTTGAACATTATTTGAGTCTAAGCAAACTGAGTGATAATCTTGAGAAACTGTTACTTGATCATGAGTATGACTATAGTGATGCTGAGATTGTTGTTGAGGGAAACACCGTGGGTGTCAATCGGTGTATATTGGCTTCCCGGAGTCAGTTTTTTCAGGACCTTTTTAGGAAGGGGAGTGATGATGCGAAGAAGGAAGGTAAACCGAGGTATCTCATGTCTGAATTGGTTCCAAACGGCAGGGTTGGCTACGAAGCCTTCAAGGTTTTCTTGAACTATTTGTACACTGGGAAGCTTAATCCATCTCCTGGAGAAGTATCCACGTGTGTTGATGATCGTTGTCCTCATGATGCGTGCGGCCCTGCTATCAGTTACGCTGTGGAATTGATGTATGCTTCTTCCACTTTCCAGATGAAGGAGCTTGTTCAGCTTGTTCAG CGTCACCTTTCAAACTTTGTTGAGAAAGCGCTTGTTGAAGACGTAATCCCAATTCTTGTAGCTGCCTTCCACTGCCAACTGGATCAGCTGCTCTCACACTGCATCCAGAGGGTAGCAAGGTCAGATCTTGACAACGTGGCTATAGAGAAAGAGCTTCCGCATGAAGTTTCAAATGATATCAAATTGATCCGTCTCAAACATCAGGAAATGGAGCCGGTAGAGGATAAGAGAATCAGGAGTATCCACAAGGCATTAGACTCTGATGATGTTGAACTGGTTGGGCTTCTTCTGAAGGAATCTGATATTACATTAGATGAGGCTTACGCTCTCCACTATGCTGTTGCATACTGTGATCCTAAGGTTGTCAAGGAGGTTCTCGGTCTAGGCAAGGCTAACCCCAACCTTCGCAATTCCCGAGGGCATACTGTACTTCATGTGGCAGCCAGACGTAAGCTGCCATCAGTTCTTGTTCCTCTTCTGAAATGGGGAGCCTCTGCCTCGGAAACTACTTTAGATGGTCAAACTCCAGTTGCAATTTGCCGGAGATTGACTAGACCAAAGGATTTTTTGGAGAACACACAGACGGGACAGGAATCTAACAAAGACCGAATGTGCATCGgtcttctagagagagagatgcagagAAACTCAATCTCTGGGAACATGTCAATCATATCGGAGGAGATAGCCGATGATTTGCACGTGAGGCTGGACTATCTAGAAGATAGAG TGGCATTTGCGCGGCTGTTGTTTCCTGCTGAGACCAAGCTTGCTAAGGAAATGGCAGATACTCATTCAACATCAGTGTACAGTGGCCTTACAGCATCAAGAGGATCAAGTGGGAACTTACGAGAGGTTGATTTGAATGAAACGCCCTCTGGACGCACCAAAAGACTCCAAACAAGAATGCAAGCCCTTCTTAATACTG TGGAAATGGGGCGGCGTTTCTTCCCCAACTGCTCGGAAGTGCTTGATAAGTTTTTGGACGATGAGTTGGACATGGCGGATTTCATCCTCGAAAAGGGCACTCCCGAAGAGCAAAGAATCAAGAGGACGCGGTTCTTGGAACTTAAAGAAGATGTACAGCAGGCATTTTACAAGGACGTGGCTGAACAAAACCGGTCAGCTTCGTCATTCTCGTCATCGTCTTCATCTTCCCCGAAGGAGGGGGTAAATCGCAAGGTTAGGAAAAGGCGTTGA
- the LOC103405143 gene encoding WD repeat-containing protein 26 homolog — protein MGGVGDEEPATKRMKLSAGELKGLSNGSSCGEPVAGSSRDLMARPLPSEGDEQVVGSKGVIKRVEFVRLIAKALYSLGYKKSGAHLEEESGIPLHSSVVNLFMQQILDGNWDGSVDTLQKIGLSDENIAKSASFMILEQKFFELLDEEKDMDALKTLRTEIVPLCINGSRVRELSSCIVSPSFGGTPGKNIVRAKSRSKLLEDLQKLLPPTVMILDRRLEHLVEQALVLQRDACSFHNTLNEEMSLYTDHRCGKEQIPSQTLQILQAHKDEVWFLQFSHNGKYLASSSSDQSAIIWEVDVNGGVTLKHRLSGHQKPVSSVSWSPDDHQLLTCGVEEAVRRWDVSSGECLHVYEKPGVGLVSCGWFPDGKCIFSGVSDKSICMWELDGKELECWKGQRTLRISDLEITTDGKQLISTCRDNAILLLDREAKVETLIEENQAITSFSLSRDNRFLLVNLLNQEIHLWNIEGEIKPVAKYKGHKRTRFVIRSCFGGLEEAFVASGSEDSQVYVWQRSSGELIEALPGHSGAVNCVSWNPANPHMFASASDDRTIRIWGLSEQTVKHRGAHSNGIHYCNGGT, from the exons ATGGGAGGTGTGGGAGATGAAGAACCAGCAACAAAACGCATGAAGTTATCCGCTGGAGAATTGAAAGGACTTTCCAACGGTTCATCTTGTGGAGAGCCTGTAGCTGGCTCTTCAAGAGACTTGATGGCTCGGCCCCTACCATCTGAAGGGGACGAACAGGTTGTTGGTTCAAAAGGAGTTATTAAGAGGGTGGAATTTGTTCGACTAATAGCTAAGGCGCTATATTCTCTTGGCTATAAGAAAAGTGGTGCTCATTTGGAAGAAGAGTCTGGGATACCGTTGCATTCTTCTGTGGTAAACCTCTTTATGCAGCAAATTCTGGATGGAAACTGGGATGGAAGTGTCGACACATTGCAAAAAATTGGCCTATCTGATGAAAACATTGCTAAATCAGCCTCCTTTATGATATTGGAGCAGAAGTTCTTTGAACTTCTAGATGAAGAAAAAGACATGGATGCATTGAAGACATTGAGGACTGAGATTGTGCCTCTCTGCATCAATGGTAGTAGAGTTCGCGAGCTTTCTTCCTGCATAGTTTCTCCTTCATTTGGTGGGACTCCTGGTAAGAACATTGTGCGGGCCAAGTCTCGGTCAAAGTTACTGGAGGACTTGCAGAAACTGCTTCCCCCAACAGTTATGATACTTGACAGACGGTTGGAACATTTGGTTGAGCAGGCCCTTGTCTTACAACGTGATGCTTGCAGTTTTCACAACACCTTGAACGAGGAAATGTCATTGTACACTGATCATCGGTGTGGGAAAGAGCAAATTCCTTCTCAAACATTACAG ATATTACAGGCACACAAAGACGAAGTCTGGTTTCTGCAATTTTCACACAATGGGAAGTACTTAGCTTCATCATCAAGTGATCAATCAGCAATCATATGGGAG GTTGATGTGAATGGTGGGGTTACTTTAAAGCATAGACTATCTGGTCACCAGAAACCTGTTTCCTCAGTTTCATGGAGTCCTGATGACCATCAACTCCTCACCTGTGGAGTGGAGGAGGCTGTCCGGCGTTGGGATGTTTCTTCTGGTGAATGTCTCCATGTTTATGAGAAACCTGGTGTTGGTTTGGTGTCCTGTGGATGGTTTCCAGATGGGAAATGTATATTCTCTGGTGTCAGTGACAAGAGTATCTGCATGTGGGAGTTGGATGGGAAAGAGCTGGAGTGTTGGAAAGGCCAACGAACTTTAAGAATCTCTGATTTGGAAATAACTACTGATGGCAAGCAACTTATAAGCACTTGTAGAGATAATGCTATATTACTCCTTGACCGGGAAGCCAAAGTTGAGACattaattgaagaaaatcaagcTATAACATCTTTTTCATTATCAAGAGATAATAGGTTCTTGTTGGTTAATCTTCTGAACCAAGAAATCCATCTCTGGAACATAGAAGGTGAAATCAAGCCTGTTGCTAAGTACAAAGGTCACAAACGCACCCGATTTGTAATCAGGTCTTGTTTTGGTGGACTTGAAGAAGCTTTTGTTGCTAGCGGTAGTGAGGATTCACAG GTTTATGTATGGCAGAGAAGCTCAGGGGAGCTGATAGAGGCATTGCCGGGCCATTCTGGAGCTGTTAATTGTGTCAGCTGGAATCCAGCAAATCCGCACATGTTCGCCTCTGCCAGTGATGACCGCACAATTCGAATATGGGGCCTAAGCGAGCAAACAGTAAAACACAGGGGTGCACACAGCAATGGCATCCATTATTGCAATGGAggaacatga
- the LOC103405286 gene encoding phytoene synthase 2, chloroplastic — MSGVLLWVVSPKENASSPLGLLPRICTPRRSKLCSKLGFSSGVLAYSGAVANPARSSEEKVYEVVLKQAALVREPNTVKKKSLDLDERITEGLNNWDLLNKAYDRCGEVCAEYAKTFYLGTLLMTPERRRAVWAIYVWCRRTDELVDGPNASYITPKALDRWEKRLTDLFEGRPYDMYDAALSDTVAKYPVDIQPFRDMVEGMRLDLRKSRYQNFDELYLYCYYVAGTVGLMSVPVMGISRESKASTESVYNAALALGIANQLTNILRDVGEDARRGRIYLPQDELAQAGLSDDDIFRGKVTDKWQSFMKGQIKRARMFFDEAEKGVSELNSASRWPVWASLLLYRQILDAIEANGYDNFTKRAYVGKAKKLASLPVAYGRAILGPSNLTKQLVPR, encoded by the exons atGTCAGGTGTTCTTCTCTGGGTGGTGAGTCCCAAAGAGAATGCCAGCTCTCCGCTGGGTCTGTTGCCGAGAATTTGCACCCCAAGGAGGTCTAAATTGTGCTCAAAGCTGGGTTTTTCAAGTGGGGTTTTGGCCTACTCGGGTGCAGTTGCAAACCCAGCCAGATCTTCAGAGGAGAAGGTGTATGAAGTGGTGCTGAAGCAGGCTGCTCTAGTGAGAGAACCGAACACGGTAAAAAAGAAATCTTTGGATTTGGATGAACGGATTACTGAAGGTTTGAACAACTGGGATTTACTGAATAAGGCGTATGACCGGTGTGGTGAGGTCTGTGCAGAGTATGCCAAGACTTTTTACCTAG GGACATTGCTCATGACACCGGAGCGGCGACGAGCTGTTTGGGCAATCTATG TGTGGTGCAGAAGGACGGATGAGCTAGTGGATGGACCTAATGCTTCATACATTACACCCAAAGCTCTTGACAGATGGGAGAAAAGACTGACAGATCTCTTCGAAGGCCGGCCTTATGATATGTATGATGCTGCTCTATCTGATACAGTCGCCAAGTACCCTGTTGACATTCAG CCCTTCAGAGACATGGTAGAAGGAATGAGATTAGACTTGAGAAAATCAAGATACCAGAACTTTGATGAACTTTACCTTTACTGCTACTATGTTGCTGGAACTGTTGGATTGATGAGTGTTCCGGTAATGGGGATATCCCGGGAATCAAAGGCCTCAACAGAAAGTGTTTACAATGCTGCATTGGCCCTTGGAATTGCTAATCAGCTCACTAACATTCTCAGAGATGTTGGAGAAGA TGCTAGGAGAGGAAGGATATATCTCCCACAAGACGAGCTTGCCCAAGCCGGCCTATCAGACGATGACATCTTTCGCGGGAAGGTGACTGACAAGTGGCAAAGTTTCATGAAGGGACAAATAAAGAGAGCTAGGATGTTCTTTGATGAGGCTGAGAAGGGTGTCTCAGAGCTCAACTCAGCTAGTAGATGGCCAGTATGGGCATCTTTGTTGCTGTACAGGCAGATTCTAGATGCAATTGAAGCAAATGGTTATGACAATTTCACAAAAAGGGCATATGTGGGAAAAGCAAAGAAGTTAGCATCATTGCCTGTGGCCTATGGAAGGGCCATTTTAGGACCCTCTAATTTAACTAAGCAGTTGGTGCCTAGATGA
- the LOC103405284 gene encoding uncharacterized protein, protein MVTDKATESFVQPTIPRFDGHYDHWSMLMENFLKSYEYWNLVESGIDAPAEGVVLTEQQKRVAGQKLNDLKKKYEGSERVKRVVLQTLTRDFETLQMKSGESITDFFARTLGIASKMRSNCGTLEEVKVVENIVRSLTPTFDYIVYSIEEAKDVAELRVDELQSSLLVHEQRLNRTTASEEQIALKASTCFLVIKFSRRKRSWKRSGQFGHYKNECYMKLPNEKGEKSNFVEKKEEETLLIAFHALIETNQETWYVDTGCSNHMSRLTKKIVVSKDVIFDEDTMWNWSENISAQQQIPVDDDSDKEDVATLETQAQHPSQLEVQSSQQS, encoded by the exons ATGGTAACTGACAAAGCCACTGAGAGTTTTGTTCAACCAACGATTCCACGGTTTGATGGTCACTACGACCATTGGAGCATGCTAATGGAGAATTTCCTCAAGTCATATGAGTACTGGAATCTTGTGGAATCAGGGATTGATGCCCCAGCAGAGGGAGTTGTGTTAACTGAACAACAAAAAAGGGTTGCTGGACAAAAGCTGAATGACTTGAAG AAGAAATATGAAGGGTCAGAAAGGGTGAAGCGTGTAGTGCTTCAAACTCTAACAAGGGACTTTGAAACTCTACAAATGAAATCAGGTGAGTCCATCACTGATTTCTTTGCTAGAACTCTGGGAATAGCAAGCAAGATGAGATCCAATTGTGGCACCCTGGAAGAAGTCAAAGTTGTGGAGAATATTGTGAGATCATTGACTCCAACATTTGACTACATTGTCTATTCAATTGAAGAGGCAAAGGATGTTGCTGAGTTACGAGTTGATGAACTACAAAGCTCTTTGTTAGTGCATGAACAAAGACTTAACCGCACCACTGCCAGTGAAGAACAAATAGCATTGAAAGCTTCCACTTGTTTCTTAGTAATCAAGTTCTCGAGGAGGAAGAGGTCGTGGAAAAG GAGTGGACAATTTGGCCACTACAAGAATGAGTGCTACATGAAGTTACCAAATGAAAAAGGAGAAAAGTCAAACTTTGTggagaaaaaggaggaagagacaCTTTTGATTGCTTTTCATGCATTGATAGAGACTAATCAAGAGACATGGTATGTGGACACGGGTTGCAGCAATCACATGAGTAGAT TGACAAAGAAGATAGTGGTAAGCAAGGATGTAATATTTGATGAAGACACCATGTGGAATTGGTCTGAGAACATATCGGCTCAACAACAAATTCCAGTTGATGATGATTCAGACAAGGAAGATGTTGCAACTCTTGAAACTCAAGCCCAACATCCATCTCAACTTGAAGTTCAGTCATCTCAACAATCTTAA
- the LOC114822737 gene encoding BTB/POZ domain and ankyrin repeat-containing protein NPR1-like, with product MDNVNELSSSLSFSSSSSYLSNGSSSNHVSASASASSQSIEHYLSLSKLSDNLERLLLDHEYDYNDAEIVVERNTVGVNRCILASRSQFFQYLFRKGSDDAKTEGKPRYLMSELVPNGRVGHEAFKVFLSYLYTGKLNPSSGEVSTCVDDRCPHDACGPAISYAVELMYASSTFQMKELVQLVQTLYN from the exons ATGGATAACGTCAATGAACTGTCATCATCCCTGAGcttttcctcctcctcctcctatcTGTCAAATGGGTCCAGTAGTAACCATGTATCTGCCTCTGCCTCGGCCAGTTCTCAAAGTATTGAACATTATTTGAGTCTAAGCAAACTGAGTGATAATCTTGAGAGACTGTTACTTGATCATGAGTATGACTATAATGATGCTGAGATTGTTGTTGAGAGAAACACCGTGGGTGTCAATCGGTGTATATTGGCTTCCCGGAGTCAGTTTTTTCAGTACCTTTTTAGGAAGGGGAGTGATGATGCGAAGACGGAAGGTAAACCGAGGTATCTCATGTCTGAATTGGTTCCAAACGGCAGGGTTGGCCACGAAGCCTTCAAGGTTTTCTTGAGCTATTTGTACACTGGGAAGCTTAATCCATCTTCTGGAGAAGTATCCACGTGTGTTGATGATCGTTGTCCGCATGATGCGTGCGGCCCTGCTATCAGTTACGCTGTGGAATTGATGTATGCTTCTTCCACTTTCCAGATGAAGGAGCTTGTTCAGCTTGTTCAG ACTCTTTATAATTGA
- the LOC139193365 gene encoding uncharacterized protein, which produces MHKDYDRVEWDFLEAVMEKMGFSIGWRRIVMSCICTVSFAVILNGQPGDKFAPYWGIRQGDPLTLYLFLLADKKNCTNLVQLLNEYCSAFGQTVNIQKSNLFFSSNISMDASVELGAIFDMNSISDPNTYLGVPAVWGRSKRQGLAYINDRIMGKLQGWKRCTLSQPEDEVLIKAVVQAIPAYSMNLFKFPVVVCNELDALISAFWWEKASRELNIHWVGKKTLGLSKNQGGLGL; this is translated from the exons ATGCACAAAGACTACGATCGGGTAGAGTGGGACTTCCTTGAAGCTGTAATGGAGAAAATGGGGTTTAGTATTGGGTGGAGGAGGATTGTTATGAGTTGTATTTGTACCGTCAGTTTCGCTGTCATTCTCAATGGGCAACCTGGAGACAAGTTTGCTCCCTATTGGGGTATTCGGCAAGGAGACCCTTTAACCCTTTACTTATTTCTTTTG GCTGATAAGAAAAATTGTACAAATCTTGTTCAGCTCCTGAATGAATATTGCTCAGCATTTGGACAAACGGTAAACATTCAGAAATCTAATTTGTTTTTCAGTTCTAATATTTCCATGGATGCCTCGGTGGAGTTGGGGGCGATTTTTGATATGAACTCTATATCTGATCCTAATACCTATTTGGGGGTTCCTGCAGTTTGGGGACGTTCTAAGCGGCAAGGGTTGGCTTATATCAATGATAGAATTATGGGGAAACTTCAGGGGTGGAAAAGATGTACATTATCTCAGCCCGAGGATGAGGTTTTGATTAAAGCAGTGGTGCAAGCCATACCAGCCTACTcgatgaatttatttaaatttcctGTGGTGGTTTGTAATGAATTGGATGCTTTGATTTCTGCTTTTTGGTGGGAGAAGGCTAGTAGGGAGTTGAATATTCATTGGGTGGGGAAGAAAACTCTTGGTCTTTCAAAGAATCAGGGAGGTTTGGGCTTATGA